A part of Notolabrus celidotus isolate fNotCel1 chromosome 21, fNotCel1.pri, whole genome shotgun sequence genomic DNA contains:
- the LOC117804669 gene encoding sorting nexin-4-like isoform X1 → MAEDGKEDSVATDEDSDHTAADGGNSLNITMTEDGSTLMRRMEICVVEAEKRSGKNAVNMQEAFTVYLIETRPMDAVADGRNPAPDSLWRRYSEFELLRNYLIVTYPYIVVPPLPEKRAEFVWHKLSADNMDPDFVERRRVGLENFLLRVASHPVLSNDKILYHFLTEEHGWKEVVYETGFQAKADSRLRALSATFRVRNPDKRFMEMKHYSDELQSHTSQLLRARARVADRLYGVYKVHGNYGRVFSSVCVCVCDKLPSLCVCLCVSPCFLCSEWSAIEKEMGDGLQSAGHHMDAFAASIDDILEEEEHYADQIKEYLFYAEALRAVCRKHELTQFELEMASQDLISKKQQREELATGIVRTFSFKGMTNKLFGQEAPEQREARLKLLEELIAEGEETVKEKTVECAEHVERAWVDMQRFKEQKDKDLREALINYAVMQISMCKKGIQVWGNAKDCFLKM, encoded by the exons ATGGCGGAGGATGGTAAGGAAGACTCTGTGGCCACTGACGAGGACTCAGACCACACAGCTGCGGACGGAGGAAACAGCCTGAACATCACG ATGACGGAGGACGGATCCACCCTGATGCGAAGGATGGAGATCTGTGTGGTGGAGGCCGAAAAGAGAAGTGGGAAGAATGCCGTCAACATGCAGGAGGCGTTCACTGTGTACCTCATCGAAACGCG GCCGATGGATGCGGTCGCTGACGGTCGTAACCCCGCCCCCGACTCTCTGTGGAGGAGGTACAGTGAATTTGAGCTGCTGAGGAACTACCTGATTGTTACCTATCCATACATCGTGGTGCCGCCTTTGCCGGAGAAGAGG GCCGAGTTTGTTTGGCACAAGCTCTCTGCAGACAACATGGACCCGGACTTTGTGGAGCGACGTCGAGTCGGGCTGGAGAACTTTCTGCTCCGCGTGGCGTCACATCCGGTCCTGTCGAATGATAAGATCCTCTACCACTTCCTCACGGAG GAGCACGGCTGGAAGGAGGTGGTGTATGAGACAGGGTTTCAGGCAAAG GCAGACTCCAGGCTGAGAGCACTGAGTGCCACCTTCAGGGTGAGGAATCCAGATAA GCGCTTCATGGAAATGAAACATTATAGCGACGAGCTTCAGTCTCACACGTCTCAGCTGCTCCGAGCTCGAGCG AGAGTCGCAGATCGGCTGTACGGAGTTTACAAGGTCCATGGGAACTACGGCAGAGTCTTCAG cagtgtgtgtgtttgtgtgtgtgataaactcccctcactgtgtgtgtgtttgtgtgtgtctccatgTTTTCTCTGCAGTGAGTGGAGCGCCATAGAGAAAGAGATGGGGGACGGGCTGCAGAGTGCAGGTCATCACATGGACGC GTTTGCTGCCTCGATAGATGACATcttagaggaggaggaacactACGCAGACCAGATCAAAGAGTATCTGTTCTACGCTGAGGCTCTGAG ggCAGTGTGCAGGAAACATGAGCTGACCCAGTTCGAGCTGGAGATGGCCTCTCAGGACCTGATCTCCAAGAAGCAGCAGCGTGAGGAGCTGGCTacaggg ATCGTGCGGACATTCTCCTTTAAAGGGATGACCAACAAGCTGTTTGGACAGGAGGCTCCCGAGCAGAGAGAGGCCAgactgaagctgctggaggagctgaTCGCGGAGGGGGAGGAGACGGTGAAGGAGAAAACTGTCGAGTGCGC agagcATGTCGAGCGAGCGTGGGTGGACATGCAGCGCTTCAAGGAGCAGAAAGACAAAGACCTGCGGGAGGCACTCATCAACTACGCCGTCATGCAGATCAGCATGTGCAAAAAG gggaTCCAGGTGTGGGGGAATGCCAAAGATTGTTTCCTAAAGATGTAG
- the LOC117804669 gene encoding sorting nexin-4-like isoform X2: MAEDGKEDSVATDEDSDHTAADGGNSLNITMTEDGSTLMRRMEICVVEAEKRSGKNAVNMQEAFTVYLIETRPMDAVADGRNPAPDSLWRRYSEFELLRNYLIVTYPYIVVPPLPEKRAEFVWHKLSADNMDPDFVERRRVGLENFLLRVASHPVLSNDKILYHFLTEEHGWKEVVYETGFQAKADSRLRALSATFRVRNPDKRFMEMKHYSDELQSHTSQLLRARARVADRLYGVYKVHGNYGRVFSEWSAIEKEMGDGLQSAGHHMDAFAASIDDILEEEEHYADQIKEYLFYAEALRAVCRKHELTQFELEMASQDLISKKQQREELATGIVRTFSFKGMTNKLFGQEAPEQREARLKLLEELIAEGEETVKEKTVECAEHVERAWVDMQRFKEQKDKDLREALINYAVMQISMCKKGIQVWGNAKDCFLKM, from the exons ATGGCGGAGGATGGTAAGGAAGACTCTGTGGCCACTGACGAGGACTCAGACCACACAGCTGCGGACGGAGGAAACAGCCTGAACATCACG ATGACGGAGGACGGATCCACCCTGATGCGAAGGATGGAGATCTGTGTGGTGGAGGCCGAAAAGAGAAGTGGGAAGAATGCCGTCAACATGCAGGAGGCGTTCACTGTGTACCTCATCGAAACGCG GCCGATGGATGCGGTCGCTGACGGTCGTAACCCCGCCCCCGACTCTCTGTGGAGGAGGTACAGTGAATTTGAGCTGCTGAGGAACTACCTGATTGTTACCTATCCATACATCGTGGTGCCGCCTTTGCCGGAGAAGAGG GCCGAGTTTGTTTGGCACAAGCTCTCTGCAGACAACATGGACCCGGACTTTGTGGAGCGACGTCGAGTCGGGCTGGAGAACTTTCTGCTCCGCGTGGCGTCACATCCGGTCCTGTCGAATGATAAGATCCTCTACCACTTCCTCACGGAG GAGCACGGCTGGAAGGAGGTGGTGTATGAGACAGGGTTTCAGGCAAAG GCAGACTCCAGGCTGAGAGCACTGAGTGCCACCTTCAGGGTGAGGAATCCAGATAA GCGCTTCATGGAAATGAAACATTATAGCGACGAGCTTCAGTCTCACACGTCTCAGCTGCTCCGAGCTCGAGCG AGAGTCGCAGATCGGCTGTACGGAGTTTACAAGGTCCATGGGAACTACGGCAGAGTCTTCAG TGAGTGGAGCGCCATAGAGAAAGAGATGGGGGACGGGCTGCAGAGTGCAGGTCATCACATGGACGC GTTTGCTGCCTCGATAGATGACATcttagaggaggaggaacactACGCAGACCAGATCAAAGAGTATCTGTTCTACGCTGAGGCTCTGAG ggCAGTGTGCAGGAAACATGAGCTGACCCAGTTCGAGCTGGAGATGGCCTCTCAGGACCTGATCTCCAAGAAGCAGCAGCGTGAGGAGCTGGCTacaggg ATCGTGCGGACATTCTCCTTTAAAGGGATGACCAACAAGCTGTTTGGACAGGAGGCTCCCGAGCAGAGAGAGGCCAgactgaagctgctggaggagctgaTCGCGGAGGGGGAGGAGACGGTGAAGGAGAAAACTGTCGAGTGCGC agagcATGTCGAGCGAGCGTGGGTGGACATGCAGCGCTTCAAGGAGCAGAAAGACAAAGACCTGCGGGAGGCACTCATCAACTACGCCGTCATGCAGATCAGCATGTGCAAAAAG gggaTCCAGGTGTGGGGGAATGCCAAAGATTGTTTCCTAAAGATGTAG